From the Desulforhopalus sp. genome, one window contains:
- a CDS encoding transposase, translating into MANEAIFLRPRTIHSGLFPQTMSPGTFEYTLNYLIDNELYLSVFDDRLNNDITGAPGYDPRILLKVILFAYSRGISSSRKMARCCEENILFMALSAGSKPHFTTIADFIASMNKEVIHLFLQVLMVCDHQQLIGKDMFAIDGCKLPSKASKEWSGTRADFAKKIEKMESAITRMVEKHQAQDQTQTEACEEARENQYKAKLQKNVAKIKKWLDNNDDRTGCGGKPVKSNITDNESAKMKTSKGVIQGYVGVASVDQKTQVIVSAEAFGKGQEHDLLLPSVNGIRDNFSAIGHDGDVLAKAKVTADSGYHSEKNMEALFSANIDAYVADPNFRKRDPRFTTATRHKEKEITKPLKGKLFTTADFTFPEDFSYCVCPAGNRLYRSGYDITVKNFKAIKFKGPKSACVPCKLRARCLRKPEKTEIRQVVFFTGRSAKGEQRFTEKMKEKIDSTKGRAIYGMRLAVGEPPFAHIRSALGLDRFTLRGKAKVNTQWNLFCIVHNLLKIFRYGVGFA; encoded by the coding sequence ATGGCCAATGAAGCCATATTCCTACGCCCAAGGACAATTCATTCCGGTCTTTTTCCACAAACAATGAGCCCGGGTACCTTCGAATACACTCTCAACTATCTCATCGATAACGAACTGTACCTATCGGTTTTCGATGACCGATTAAACAACGATATAACCGGGGCACCCGGCTACGACCCGCGTATTCTTTTAAAGGTCATTTTATTCGCCTATTCTCGTGGCATCAGCTCTAGCAGGAAGATGGCAAGATGTTGTGAGGAAAATATACTTTTCATGGCCTTGTCGGCAGGCAGCAAACCTCACTTCACCACCATCGCCGACTTTATCGCCTCAATGAACAAGGAAGTAATCCACTTGTTTTTACAGGTCCTCATGGTCTGTGACCACCAGCAGCTGATCGGCAAGGATATGTTTGCCATCGACGGCTGCAAACTGCCCAGCAAGGCCTCGAAAGAATGGAGCGGCACCAGGGCGGATTTTGCCAAGAAGATCGAGAAAATGGAGTCGGCAATCACGAGGATGGTTGAGAAACACCAAGCCCAGGATCAAACCCAAACCGAGGCCTGTGAAGAGGCAAGAGAAAACCAGTATAAAGCCAAGCTGCAGAAGAATGTGGCCAAGATCAAGAAGTGGCTTGATAACAATGACGACCGGACAGGCTGTGGCGGCAAGCCAGTAAAGAGCAATATCACCGACAACGAATCAGCAAAGATGAAGACCTCGAAGGGGGTGATCCAGGGCTATGTCGGAGTGGCCTCCGTCGACCAGAAAACCCAGGTGATCGTCAGCGCCGAGGCCTTTGGCAAGGGACAGGAACATGACCTTCTGCTCCCATCCGTCAACGGCATCCGCGACAACTTCTCCGCCATTGGCCACGATGGCGATGTCCTTGCCAAGGCCAAGGTGACCGCCGATAGCGGCTACCATTCGGAGAAGAACATGGAGGCGCTCTTTTCGGCAAACATCGACGCCTATGTTGCCGATCCAAATTTCCGTAAAAGAGATCCTCGTTTCACTACCGCTACTCGCCACAAGGAAAAAGAGATCACAAAACCACTGAAAGGCAAGCTCTTCACCACCGCCGACTTCACCTTTCCCGAAGACTTCAGCTATTGCGTCTGCCCGGCCGGCAACCGTCTGTACCGCAGCGGATATGATATTACCGTCAAGAACTTCAAGGCGATAAAGTTCAAAGGGCCGAAGTCGGCATGTGTCCCCTGCAAGCTTCGCGCTCGTTGCCTCCGTAAGCCGGAGAAGACCGAAATACGCCAGGTGGTTTTCTTCACCGGCAGATCAGCCAAGGGGGAGCAACGCTTCACCGAGAAGATGAAAGAGAAAATCGACTCCACCAAAGGCAGGGCCATCTACGGCATGCGCCTGGCCGTGGGCGAGCCACCCTTTGCCCACATCCGCTCAGCCCTTGGCCTTGATAGATTTACTTTACGCGGTAAGGCAAAGGTCAACACCCAATGGAATCTTTTCTGCATTGTCCATAATCTGCTAAAGATATTCAGGTATGGGGTGGGGTTTGCATAA
- a CDS encoding flavodoxin family protein, producing MKVMAFNGSPRKKKWNTVTLLENALKGAASVGADTELIQLYDLNYSGCISCFACKKISRKKDGLCVVKDDLTSVLERVRSADALVIGTPIYFSAESAATRALLERLIFPYYKYSKDKISLFPRKIRTALIYTMNAPEELLKTIGYEQHFSNTKMSLETTFGECEMLLSTDTLQYKDYDKYEHEIFDKEEKIKRHKEVFPLDCERAFELGRRIASE from the coding sequence ATGAAAGTAATGGCATTTAATGGTAGTCCGAGAAAAAAGAAATGGAACACAGTCACTTTACTTGAGAATGCCTTAAAAGGAGCTGCTTCAGTAGGTGCAGACACAGAACTTATTCAGCTTTATGATCTGAACTATTCTGGTTGTATAAGCTGTTTTGCATGCAAGAAAATCAGTAGAAAGAAGGATGGATTATGTGTTGTGAAGGATGACCTTACTTCAGTTCTCGAGCGAGTAAGGAGTGCGGATGCTTTAGTCATAGGAACGCCTATATATTTCAGTGCCGAATCAGCGGCTACGCGTGCACTATTAGAAAGGCTTATCTTTCCCTATTATAAATACTCAAAAGATAAAATATCATTATTTCCAAGAAAAATTCGAACTGCTTTAATTTATACCATGAATGCCCCGGAAGAATTGCTCAAAACGATAGGGTATGAACAACATTTTTCTAATACAAAAATGAGCCTTGAGACAACTTTCGGTGAATGCGAGATGCTGCTATCTACAGATACATTACAATACAAGGACTATGACAAGTACGAACATGAAATATTCGACAAGGAAGAAAAAATAAAACGCCACAAAGAGGTGTTCCCGCTGGATTGCGAACGAGCTTTTGAATTAGGTCGCAGAATAGCATCAGAATAA
- a CDS encoding hydrogenase maturation protease, with translation MRPTQNTTMIFGCGNLIMGDDGYGPAVIERLKAGYDLPEGIEAIDAGTCVREYLFDYLLTDEGRPQTIVIIDAVDFPGRQPGEVFEILPAEIPAKKIHDFSLHQFPTVNLLQELADHTGIKVLIIAAQIEFIPEEIAPGLSAVMTGAVTETCEKLSQILSFRAKRGDLL, from the coding sequence ATGCGACCAACCCAAAATACAACGATGATCTTCGGCTGCGGCAACCTCATAATGGGGGATGACGGGTATGGCCCGGCGGTGATCGAACGGCTCAAGGCCGGCTATGATCTTCCCGAAGGTATCGAGGCGATTGATGCGGGGACCTGTGTCCGCGAGTATCTCTTTGATTATCTACTGACCGACGAGGGCCGGCCGCAAACCATCGTCATCATTGATGCGGTGGATTTTCCCGGACGTCAGCCGGGCGAGGTATTCGAGATTCTGCCCGCGGAGATTCCAGCCAAGAAGATCCACGATTTTTCCCTGCACCAATTCCCGACCGTCAACCTGTTGCAGGAACTCGCTGACCACACTGGCATCAAGGTGCTGATTATTGCGGCGCAGATCGAATTCATCCCCGAGGAGATTGCCCCCGGTTTGTCAGCGGTGATGACCGGGGCCGTTACCGAAACATGCGAAAAACTCTCACAAATTCTTTCTTTTCGAGCAAAACGAGGTGACCTTTTATGA
- a CDS encoding heterodisulfide reductase-related iron-sulfur binding cluster — MMYEFKVSDLAEEFGVHRNTIRNWINAGTLPAKEGPGRKYLMKFHDYQKLCEKFGREPHVGPANNVSQKALGTLEVTDVQPMEIIGAKSRLAVDPSWADACLTCGTCASACPISGVDGLDPRKIVRMAVLGMDQELIDSNWPWKCTMCGKCEESCPANIQIVALMRKIRGTRKRALVPGPIHKGVTMCLERGNNLGIPKDDFLFLCEDLGQELAEECCPGFKTPIDVHGARLLVTINSKEPFGEPDDLKWWWKIFYAAGESFTISSENWEGVNWGLFSGDDEAMKTVVGRIVDNMRRLNCKVLLLPEUGHAYFATRSGLNKWYPEALNEFKIVTVFDLLLEYIQEGRIQLNKAIHPMAVVYHDPCNYGRKSLKAFGQAYFEEGRAITRACCDDVRELHPNRKGAYCCGAGGGAWAMPFSEERVFYGRIKARQLNESGAKLVIAPCHNCRDQILKSLNKEYDLDVDVKYIWELVADSLILPNKQ, encoded by the coding sequence ATGATGTACGAATTTAAAGTCAGCGACCTCGCAGAAGAATTTGGGGTTCATCGAAATACCATAAGAAACTGGATCAACGCCGGCACCCTTCCCGCCAAGGAAGGCCCCGGCCGCAAGTACCTTATGAAATTTCATGACTACCAGAAACTCTGCGAAAAGTTCGGCCGCGAACCGCATGTCGGCCCCGCCAACAATGTCAGCCAGAAGGCCCTCGGGACCCTGGAGGTGACCGACGTGCAACCGATGGAGATTATCGGCGCCAAGAGCAGGCTGGCCGTCGATCCCTCCTGGGCCGATGCCTGCCTCACCTGCGGCACCTGTGCCAGCGCCTGCCCGATCTCCGGGGTTGACGGCCTCGATCCGCGCAAGATCGTCCGCATGGCGGTGCTCGGTATGGACCAGGAACTGATTGATTCCAATTGGCCATGGAAGTGCACAATGTGCGGCAAGTGCGAGGAATCCTGCCCCGCCAATATCCAGATTGTCGCCTTGATGCGCAAGATTCGCGGCACCCGCAAACGAGCCCTTGTCCCCGGCCCCATTCATAAAGGGGTCACCATGTGCCTTGAACGCGGCAATAACCTGGGCATTCCCAAAGACGACTTTCTCTTTCTCTGTGAAGATCTCGGCCAGGAACTCGCCGAGGAATGCTGCCCGGGCTTCAAGACCCCCATCGATGTCCATGGGGCGAGGCTGCTGGTGACGATCAATAGCAAGGAACCCTTCGGCGAACCGGACGACTTGAAATGGTGGTGGAAGATCTTCTACGCCGCCGGCGAGTCCTTTACCATCTCCTCCGAAAACTGGGAGGGGGTCAACTGGGGCCTGTTCTCCGGCGACGACGAGGCGATGAAGACCGTGGTCGGCCGGATTGTCGACAATATGCGGAGGCTGAACTGCAAGGTTCTCCTCCTCCCGGAGTGAGGCCACGCCTATTTTGCAACCCGGTCCGGGTTGAACAAGTGGTACCCCGAAGCACTCAATGAATTTAAAATCGTCACCGTATTCGATCTGCTCCTTGAATACATCCAGGAGGGCAGGATTCAGCTGAACAAGGCCATCCATCCCATGGCCGTTGTTTATCATGATCCCTGCAACTATGGCCGGAAGTCCCTGAAGGCCTTCGGTCAGGCCTATTTCGAAGAAGGCCGGGCCATTACCCGCGCCTGCTGCGATGATGTCCGCGAACTCCACCCCAACCGCAAAGGTGCCTACTGCTGCGGTGCCGGTGGCGGCGCCTGGGCCATGCCGTTTTCCGAGGAGCGGGTGTTCTATGGCCGGATCAAGGCCCGGCAGCTCAATGAATCCGGGGCAAAACTGGTCATCGCCCCCTGCCATAACTGCCGTGATCAGATCCTCAAGTCCCTCAACAAGGAATATGATCTGGATGTCGACGTCAAATACATCTGGGAGCTGGTTGCCGATTCGTTGATTCTGCCGAATAAGCAGTAG
- a CDS encoding FAD-dependent oxidoreductase, which produces MLDTKKIGSVMIIGGGVTGMQAALDLADSGYYVYLVEKTGAIGGAMSQLDKTFPTNDCSMUIIAPKLVECGRHLNIQLMTLSEVTKIDGVAGDFSVTVKESPRYVDMTKCIACGACTDKCPKKVDSEYDAATGKRKAIYVKYAQAVPLKYQIDGNACIRLQKPGACGFCEKVCDAGAINFNDTEKIHTINVGAVVLATGFEAYDPAGAKVWGYGVYKNVITSLQLERYLAASGPTEGHLIRPSDGKAVNKIAFLQCVGSRDENLCGNGYCSSVCCMYAIKEAVIAKDHVPGLQTSIFYMDMRTHGKEFDQYLERAREDSGVRFIRCRVNGVETDGLSDDLRLRYVNESGRQIEEFFDMVVLSVGLQTPKHVLELARTADIKLTADNFTATSDFAPVKTSREGIFTCGAIAGPKDIPQSVVEGSAAAAAVAALLAPGRYELTSEVSFPEEKDISGEDPRIGIFICHCGSNIAGIVDVKAVEDYAATLPDVVYVERNLFSCSQDTQEMIVKRIREKNLNRIVIAACTPRTHEPLFRETLKAAGLNEYLVEMANIRNHNSWVHGKNPQAATAKAKDLVRMAAAKVTFGDALKPIAVPITQKGLVIGGGVAGMTAALNLAKQGFEVHLVEKTGILGGNALHLKHTWSGEHVPTQVGKLIDKIVAHDLITVHKESTVTAVEGFVGNFRSTISGRGGTKVIEHGAGVVAIGGEAYLPDEYNYATISRVVTSVQFDKLFELKEKHVKQAKRFVFIQCVGSREGEHMYCSKVCCTHSVQSAMALKKENPERNVYVLYRDIRTYAQREALYRQARKIGVIFINYELHGKPKVTEKGTEIVVEVWDHVLHKPLCIKADMVILATAIRPKEDAAELGKLYKVPVDSHGFFQEAHAKLKPVDFSTDGMFVAGLAHYPKPVEESVAQALAASARAATLLSKTQVSLDAIKATVVEECCDGCALCVDVCPYNAITLVERAAADGEAGKVIRVNKAQCKGCGLCQGTCPKRGVLVAGFSMKQISAQIQAALAV; this is translated from the coding sequence ATGCTGGACACAAAGAAAATTGGGTCGGTAATGATTATCGGCGGTGGGGTGACGGGGATGCAGGCTGCCCTGGACCTCGCCGATTCTGGGTACTACGTGTATCTGGTAGAGAAAACCGGTGCCATCGGCGGGGCCATGTCGCAACTGGACAAGACCTTCCCGACCAACGACTGCTCGATGTGAATTATCGCGCCAAAATTGGTCGAGTGCGGTCGGCACTTAAATATCCAGTTGATGACCTTAAGCGAGGTCACCAAGATTGACGGTGTCGCCGGGGATTTCTCGGTGACGGTCAAAGAATCACCCCGCTACGTGGACATGACCAAGTGCATCGCCTGCGGCGCCTGCACCGACAAGTGTCCAAAGAAGGTGGACAGCGAATACGATGCGGCAACCGGCAAGCGCAAGGCGATCTACGTCAAGTACGCCCAGGCGGTGCCCCTCAAATACCAGATCGATGGCAACGCCTGCATTCGTCTGCAGAAACCGGGTGCCTGCGGCTTTTGCGAAAAAGTCTGTGATGCCGGGGCGATAAACTTCAATGACACGGAAAAGATCCATACCATCAATGTCGGCGCGGTGGTACTGGCCACTGGCTTTGAGGCCTATGATCCGGCCGGCGCCAAGGTCTGGGGCTATGGCGTCTATAAAAACGTCATCACCTCCCTGCAGCTGGAACGCTATCTGGCTGCCTCCGGGCCGACCGAAGGGCATTTGATCCGCCCCTCCGACGGCAAGGCGGTCAATAAGATCGCTTTTCTGCAATGCGTCGGGTCGCGCGATGAGAATCTCTGCGGCAACGGTTACTGCTCGTCGGTTTGCTGTATGTATGCCATTAAAGAGGCGGTTATCGCCAAGGACCATGTGCCGGGGCTGCAGACCTCCATCTTCTATATGGACATGCGCACCCACGGCAAGGAGTTTGATCAATACCTGGAGCGGGCCCGGGAGGATTCCGGGGTACGATTTATCCGCTGCCGGGTAAACGGCGTCGAAACCGATGGCTTGAGCGATGATCTGCGCCTCCGCTATGTCAACGAAAGCGGCCGGCAGATTGAAGAATTCTTCGATATGGTCGTCCTCTCCGTCGGTCTGCAGACCCCGAAACATGTGCTGGAGCTGGCGCGCACCGCCGACATCAAGTTGACCGCCGACAACTTTACCGCGACCTCCGATTTCGCCCCGGTCAAGACCTCACGGGAAGGGATCTTCACCTGCGGCGCCATCGCCGGGCCAAAGGACATCCCGCAGTCGGTGGTCGAAGGCTCGGCGGCGGCGGCGGCGGTTGCCGCTTTGCTGGCGCCGGGGAGATACGAACTGACCAGCGAGGTGAGCTTTCCGGAGGAAAAGGACATCTCCGGTGAGGACCCGCGCATCGGCATCTTTATCTGCCATTGCGGCTCGAATATCGCCGGTATTGTCGATGTCAAGGCGGTGGAGGATTATGCCGCCACCCTGCCGGACGTGGTTTACGTCGAGCGCAACCTCTTCTCCTGTTCCCAGGACACTCAGGAGATGATTGTCAAGCGTATCCGCGAAAAGAATCTCAACCGGATCGTCATTGCCGCCTGTACGCCGCGCACCCACGAGCCGCTGTTCCGCGAGACCCTGAAGGCCGCCGGCCTCAACGAATATCTGGTGGAAATGGCCAATATCAGGAACCATAATTCCTGGGTCCACGGCAAAAATCCCCAGGCCGCAACCGCCAAGGCCAAGGACCTGGTGCGGATGGCCGCCGCCAAGGTTACCTTCGGCGATGCCCTGAAACCCATTGCCGTGCCGATCACCCAGAAGGGACTGGTCATCGGCGGCGGGGTTGCCGGGATGACCGCCGCCCTCAATCTTGCCAAGCAGGGATTCGAGGTGCATCTGGTGGAAAAGACCGGCATTCTCGGCGGCAACGCCCTGCATCTGAAACACACCTGGTCGGGTGAGCATGTGCCGACCCAGGTTGGTAAGCTGATCGACAAGATCGTTGCTCACGACCTGATCACCGTCCATAAGGAAAGTACAGTGACGGCGGTGGAGGGTTTTGTCGGTAATTTCCGCTCAACCATCTCCGGCAGGGGCGGCACCAAGGTTATCGAGCACGGGGCCGGGGTGGTGGCCATCGGCGGCGAGGCCTATCTCCCCGACGAATATAACTATGCCACCATTTCCCGGGTGGTGACCTCGGTGCAGTTCGATAAGTTGTTCGAACTGAAGGAAAAACACGTTAAACAGGCAAAACGTTTCGTCTTCATTCAATGCGTCGGCTCGCGGGAAGGCGAGCATATGTATTGTTCCAAGGTCTGCTGCACCCATTCGGTCCAGTCGGCCATGGCCTTGAAAAAGGAAAATCCGGAACGCAACGTCTATGTGCTGTATCGCGATATTCGCACCTACGCACAGCGCGAGGCCCTCTACCGCCAGGCAAGAAAAATCGGAGTGATTTTCATTAACTACGAGCTGCACGGTAAGCCGAAAGTCACCGAAAAGGGCACGGAGATCGTCGTAGAGGTCTGGGACCATGTCCTTCATAAGCCGCTGTGTATCAAGGCCGACATGGTCATTCTCGCTACGGCGATCCGCCCGAAAGAGGATGCCGCCGAACTTGGCAAGCTCTACAAGGTGCCGGTTGACAGCCACGGCTTTTTCCAGGAGGCACACGCTAAGCTGAAACCCGTTGACTTTTCGACGGATGGCATGTTTGTCGCGGGCCTTGCCCACTACCCGAAACCGGTGGAGGAGTCGGTGGCCCAGGCACTCGCCGCCTCGGCAAGGGCCGCAACCCTGCTGTCGAAGACCCAGGTGTCGCTTGACGCCATCAAGGCCACCGTTGTTGAGGAGTGTTGTGACGGCTGTGCCCTGTGCGTCGATGTCTGTCCGTATAATGCCATTACTTTGGTGGAACGGGCGGCGGCCGACGGTGAGGCGGGGAAGGTCATCAGGGTCAATAAGGCCCAGTGCAAAGGCTGCGGACTCTGCCAGGGGACCTGTCCGAAGCGGGGCGTCCTGGTTGCCGGTTTCTCCATGAAACAGATCAGTGCCCAGATTCAAGCCGCTTTGGCGGTTTAA
- a CDS encoding hydrogenase iron-sulfur subunit translates to MSFEPKIIAFCCNWCSYAAADLAGTARMQYPHNVRIIRVMCSGMVHPEFVMDALAQGADGVMVLGUHLGECHYQDGNYKTMTRSDMLAELLADFGYDAERFSLTWVSSAEPDKFVAAVTDMTARIRKLGPVDSSAGAV, encoded by the coding sequence ATGAGTTTTGAACCGAAAATTATTGCCTTCTGCTGCAACTGGTGCTCGTACGCCGCAGCCGACCTGGCTGGCACTGCCCGGATGCAGTATCCGCATAATGTGCGGATTATCCGGGTGATGTGTTCAGGCATGGTGCATCCCGAATTTGTCATGGATGCCTTGGCCCAGGGTGCCGACGGAGTCATGGTCCTTGGCTGACACCTCGGCGAATGTCATTACCAGGATGGTAATTATAAAACAATGACCCGTTCCGACATGCTGGCGGAACTGCTGGCGGATTTTGGCTATGACGCCGAGCGCTTCAGTCTTACTTGGGTTTCTTCGGCGGAACCGGACAAATTTGTCGCAGCGGTGACCGATATGACCGCCCGGATCAGAAAACTGGGGCCGGTAGACAGCAGTGCCGGTGCGGTATAA
- a CDS encoding methyl viologen-reducing hydrogenase: protein MGVTTALEWLGSCSGCEIAILNIGEALVPLITEALEIVHAPVLMDHKYFGQCGEGVTLTIPEAVVGIVTGGVSNHEHLEVLEEMRSKCKVLIALGTCATHGGIPALMNGRDREESWQEIFQTVSTDPGAKVPTLEVPAPLDRVYACDEKVRIDLQLPGCPPNPELIAEVLMSLIEGRPPVLPGKSVCDTCPTKREGKGEVNKIKRFLTNAAFTPGAPVDEMRCLLEQGYLCMGPVTAAGCAKRGAPSCISARVPCRGCFGPVRKDGNQLLDMMNALASNGIDYKSVVDRRSLLRFSGAHGLLRPMKKRADKED from the coding sequence ATGGGTGTAACTACTGCGTTGGAGTGGCTGGGCTCCTGTTCGGGGTGCGAGATTGCCATCCTGAATATCGGCGAAGCCCTTGTGCCGCTGATAACCGAGGCCCTTGAAATCGTTCACGCCCCGGTACTGATGGATCATAAGTACTTTGGCCAGTGCGGCGAAGGGGTGACCTTGACAATTCCCGAGGCGGTTGTCGGCATTGTCACCGGCGGGGTCAGCAATCATGAACATCTGGAAGTGTTGGAGGAGATGCGTAGCAAGTGCAAGGTGCTCATCGCCCTTGGCACCTGCGCCACCCACGGCGGCATTCCCGCCCTGATGAATGGCCGGGACCGCGAGGAGAGCTGGCAGGAGATTTTTCAGACGGTCAGCACCGATCCGGGAGCGAAGGTTCCCACCCTTGAGGTGCCGGCGCCCCTTGACCGGGTGTATGCCTGCGACGAAAAGGTGCGGATCGATCTGCAGCTGCCCGGCTGTCCGCCAAATCCGGAGTTGATCGCCGAGGTGCTGATGTCCCTGATCGAAGGCCGGCCGCCGGTGTTGCCCGGCAAGAGTGTCTGCGATACCTGCCCGACTAAGAGGGAAGGCAAGGGCGAGGTCAACAAGATCAAGAGGTTTCTCACCAATGCCGCCTTCACTCCGGGGGCGCCGGTCGATGAGATGCGCTGTCTGCTGGAACAGGGATATTTGTGTATGGGCCCGGTTACCGCCGCCGGCTGTGCCAAGCGGGGCGCTCCGAGCTGCATCAGTGCCAGGGTGCCCTGCCGGGGCTGTTTCGGGCCGGTGCGAAAAGATGGCAATCAGCTGCTCGATATGATGAACGCTCTTGCCAGTAATGGTATTGACTATAAATCAGTGGTCGATCGCAGGTCCCTGTTGAGGTTCTCAGGGGCGCATGGACTACTTCGGCCGATGAAAAAACGGGCCGATAAGGAGGATTAG
- a CDS encoding Ni/Fe hydrogenase subunit alpha — MGKVLTIAPVSRIEGHAKIAIHLGDDGNVQDAFLHIQSLRGFEKFIEGRSAEEVPRIVNRICGICPWMHHLASNKAVDGAFGVKPTETGSKLREMCQVMAHINDKILHFFFLAAPDFVLGPDADHSVRNVIGIVKAAPELAGQVVKMRQLGQMMLDKFAGKAIHPIAGVVGGFAKPMVEAERQELLAGSRTLLDFACYALDYAIHNVFAKYPEAIGSLGAIKTGFLGTVDRADGSLRLYDGVQRLMKADGSYVDFEGDDYTTYLGEHVEPWGYSKMPYAKSWNEGFDMALSAPKGIYRSNTLARINVCDQISTPKAQAALEAFRASFGRPAQQTLLYHYARLIELVYACERTIELLEWEGITDPKVRAKVEPQAGRGVGIVEAPRGTLIHDYTTDDNGCITKANLIVGTTHNIAPMNMSVKQAATTLIKDGVYNQGLLNQVEMAVRAYDP; from the coding sequence ATGGGAAAGGTGTTAACTATTGCCCCGGTTTCCCGGATCGAAGGGCACGCCAAGATTGCCATTCATCTTGGCGATGACGGCAATGTCCAGGATGCCTTCCTGCACATTCAGTCATTGCGCGGTTTCGAGAAATTTATTGAGGGCCGGTCGGCCGAGGAAGTGCCGCGTATCGTCAACCGGATCTGCGGTATCTGTCCGTGGATGCACCATCTCGCCTCGAATAAGGCGGTGGATGGCGCCTTCGGAGTGAAGCCCACCGAGACCGGCTCCAAACTGCGGGAAATGTGCCAGGTCATGGCCCATATCAATGACAAGATTCTCCACTTTTTCTTTCTCGCCGCCCCCGATTTTGTCCTCGGGCCGGATGCCGACCATTCGGTGCGCAACGTCATCGGCATCGTCAAGGCGGCACCGGAGCTGGCGGGGCAGGTGGTGAAGATGCGTCAGCTCGGCCAGATGATGCTCGACAAGTTCGCCGGCAAGGCGATTCATCCGATTGCCGGCGTAGTCGGGGGCTTTGCCAAACCGATGGTTGAGGCGGAGCGGCAGGAACTGCTTGCCGGCAGCCGCACCCTTCTTGACTTTGCCTGCTATGCCCTCGATTATGCCATCCACAATGTCTTCGCCAAGTATCCCGAGGCCATTGGTTCTCTTGGCGCCATCAAGACCGGCTTTCTCGGCACGGTCGACCGGGCCGATGGTTCGTTGCGCCTCTACGACGGCGTGCAGCGGCTGATGAAGGCGGACGGCAGTTATGTTGATTTCGAAGGCGACGACTACACCACCTATCTCGGCGAGCACGTTGAGCCCTGGGGCTATTCGAAGATGCCCTACGCCAAGTCGTGGAACGAGGGGTTTGATATGGCCCTTAGCGCGCCGAAGGGTATCTACCGGTCCAATACCCTGGCGCGAATCAATGTCTGCGACCAGATCTCGACACCGAAGGCCCAGGCGGCGCTCGAGGCCTTCCGGGCCTCTTTCGGCCGGCCGGCCCAGCAGACCCTGCTGTATCATTATGCCCGGTTGATTGAGCTGGTATATGCCTGCGAGCGGACCATCGAACTGCTGGAGTGGGAGGGCATTACCGACCCGAAGGTGCGCGCCAAGGTCGAGCCGCAGGCCGGCCGTGGTGTCGGCATCGTCGAGGCGCCGCGGGGAACCCTTATCCATGACTACACCACCGATGATAACGGCTGTATCACCAAGGCCAACCTCATCGTTGGTACCACCCACAATATTGCGCCGATGAATATGAGCGTCAAGCAGGCGGCAACCACCCTCATCAAGGACGGGGTATACAACCAGGGCCTGCTCAATCAGGTGGAAATGGCGGTGCGCGCCTACGACCCCTGA